The DNA region ATTCTCTCCCTTGAAACCAACTCCCAAATATACCCTTAggtccaaaaaaataacacAATGAGGAATTTTAGGGTGCATCAATGGTGATAGGAATCGACTAAAAAACTTCATAGGCCTGAGCAACTAGAGCATGGTGCGCTCTTCTATCGCGTGTATATGTTCtcccttttaatttttatcaatCTTCATCGATCTATCTCTCATGActctttaattttcaaataatcgTTTTCAATGATACTATTGTAGCTATTATTATCGTATTGGCTATCTAGAACGTAGATAGAATAAACAAGTGTAAAGAGTTTATGATTTTGTAGGCTCTTCATTGACTAATTGAAACCCTAATATAAAGATACTAATTTCAtgtcattttttaatatattatagagAGAGATTATAAAAGGAAGTCCACTTGAGATTCAGAGCCGTAGAAAGAGTTTTTCCTAGGGATGAATAATATGAAGAATCGCTAGCGGAGCCGAAAGGGAAATGCTCTTACGAATGGTTGTTTAGTTTATTAAAGAGAAGAATTTGCCAATATTGGCAAAGAGTTTGATTATATAATCAACGTGGGTTGATTCAAGCAGTTCGGTATTTGTTTCGATTAAATAAGATATCAAATTCGAGTCCTTGTGAACGCATAAAATCCACGTTATGAGAGCTTTACTCCTTAGTAGGCCGATTTTATCCGATTTGAATGATTGGGGCCCAAATGAGTTTTGGATACCAaagttcacaccgaaaaaaaaagttgatcaTATAGAGATTTCAATCTAGACGAGTGCAATTATAGGATGCTTAAATATATCAGGACTTTTGATTATTTTGATGTTTTTAGTTATCTTGTTGTTTACTTTATCTGGtattattatgaaatattatattttctatgATTTGTTTATAAATCATCATACAACAGTAGTCTGCACCCATTAAGTTAGGGGTCCAGATGCGCGCTTGTTCCCGTCTACTCAAATAATGAATTTATTCGAAAACAGATTCATGTAtttcgaaatttttttaatatttcaatctTGATGCAATTACTAcagttaattttatattaaaatttgagaataaatattaaaattttctatgaAGCTGGAAAGTCTCTTTTTTAACTCTTTCAATAGATATTAAaagagttttcttttttaaaaaataacatgaTCTCgtaaattgaattattttctccatatatcaaataattatattttattaatttttctgctCGCCACGCAACCTAAGAGACTGTACCTTGTTTAGTAATATGTATTACAAcatcataaaataatttttcccgTGCAAAATATTTCTATTAGTATTAAAAAGAGGCAATGTCTCTGCAAATTGCCTTGTGAATCAAACCTTGTCTCTTCGATCCGTGCTGCGAGGTGCTCCTTCTTCAATTTCTCGTTGTACACCCTGATATTCGGAAGGCCAGTGGAActcgactaatctagtcgagTCGAATCGGCCCATTAAAGGATAAAGCTCTCCcaatatggattttctccattcataatACTCAAACTCATGACCTTACTTAAATGGAACAAACGGTGAATTAGTTCAACttcattctttaattttctttgttgCATTTCGGCCCGTCTACCTAAAATACTAAAATCCAATTGGATTACAACAACTTTACCTAAGCATATTAGAAAAGAAGAATGCGAGAAATAACGGCCCATAATTCGACTTTATTTAAAGCAAATATTATTACATGTAGAGATAAGTATGAAATTGACTATCTTCTTTGATTTGAACCGTAATGTTGCATAGCCACAAATCATCAATTCTTAGACATTGGCAAAAGCTTTATTTATTCTATCACAATACATAAATCATTTGGTCATAATGGGATTGGATCGACAAGGAGTGAAGCCACGAACTGTTTCAGCTCGAGATCAGGATGCGTATAACGATCTTTGTTGCCTTTGTAAACCACATCTATTGCTCGGCTGAGATTGAGGACTCGAGTGAGAAGGGGCTCCGGGACTAGGTGCGGATGAAGGCACCCTTCATTGATGTCCTTCCAGGCATCGTCGACCTCCTTCCACAGTACTTCCTTTGCCTGTTTTTCAGTCACGCAGTGTTGCTTCATGAAGCATTCCACTGCAGAAGCTACGTGCCCTCGCTCTTGCTCAAACTATATGTGGTAGTGCAACATTTATATACATTAGcttactaaaaaaaatttcacctaCGCATATGCATATAGAGGAAGTATGTCACGCACCTTGTGAGTGACGATGTCGTCAGTCAGGCGGCCGATGATCGTCGAAGCCCTGATGAATTTATTAGGGTTACTGAGTGACCATTCAAAGGCGCGTTTTGTTGCAATGTCTCCCATTCCAAGAAAGGAGATTGTCGTAAGCATGATATATCCTGATGTTATCAACGCCACGGACATGTAGTCTTCCATAGTGGGGATCTGCGGCTGGTTCAGCCATTTGGACTCATCGAAGTATGCCCTAGCTTGCATTTTTATCTGAAAGAGGAGGGATCATCCACAATATTAGATTGTTATAATTAGTCATTCATAATCAACTATACATGTTACCGCATAATTGTCGATACATATTTTCTTCACTTCATTAGAAGTTGACTTTTCCATTGCAACGTGCCCACGTATATAAATTTAGGGGTTCAATATCGTAGATTATTTATTGTATTAAGAAGATAAATTTAATTGTTTGATATTGGAGACTTACTGCTTCTTTAGCGTAGAAGAGGCGATAAGATTTTCCTTCCTCATCGGTCAACTTTTCCTCAATTTCATCAAAGACATCTAACAATGCATTATAGAAAACTTGCATGTATTCAGGAAGTTGACCTATCACCCCTCTGTCCCacctgaaaattaaataaaaaatgttaaattttaaaaagagtaCATAAAATATCAGCTTAAAAACATCGATGATCTGAGAATTCAATTTTCCTTATTTTACTTTGGCTTATTGAATTACCTTTCAATTGAATCAGTCAAGAGCTTCAGCTCTTCGGGTGTACCGTAGGCATCGTATATGTCATCCATGATTGAAGTCAATAAGATAACCTTTGTGAGTATGTCCCGAGCACGCGAATATTGTGGCTCGAAGTATACGCCTAGAATCCAAAAGTAGCACTCCACGGCCCTGTCTCTCACAAAAGGCAACTTTCTTCCAACATCTAGCTCTTTCCACCACCTTTGTGAAAACGGCGTGACGTCAGTCTAGTCGATTATTTCTTACTAGATGATGCAAAAAATTGTAAACGGGGATCCAAAAACACGATCATTGAATACAAGTAATAATTGTCATTGTTatgcatatattataattaccTTAAGATGTCGTTGAGTTCCTTCTGGTGTAGTTTCTGTAGCAAGTTGAAGTCCAACTTAGCCAAAGTCAATAGAACTTCAATGTGAGAGTCTTCTTGTTCGTATACTGAGATGTAATGTCTTGCCTCTAACCTCGTCAACCCTTTCCGAAGACACTGCCTCAGGGCATGGCCCACTTGAGCTGCTAACAAAGACTCATTCCTATTCCGAGCATCGTCGACATCGCTATATTCCTCGATGAATCTTTCAAGATGAGTGCGGGTGAAGGCGAGAGCTTCCTCGAGAACATCCTCCCCGTGGACCCTGAGATGGCTTGCCTCGTACAGGCACAGTAGTCCTCTCCTGTCGGTAACGATGGACTCCTTGAAACCACCTCTGCTCGTGTCCTTGAATTTGTCGAAGACCTCTGCGTCCAACAAATGTGCAAGTCATTACAGATATATGTACTTTCTGTTTTTGTGGTCGAAACAGGGATTTATTGTATTATGTACTATAATAATATCGTTATTTTGTGGCCACCTTCTCGtaacatatatgtgtgtgtatatatatatatatatatatagatgcgTACACACCGCATGAAATTCTGTAACCTTGTTGTCGCAGCAACCGGAATAAAAGAGCTGTGGTGTAAAGTTCATGATCACCATAGTCTTTCGCACGACACTCGAAGTACACTCTGCGAATCTGTCCGAGGGCTTCTTCGATCTCCCTCTCGAACAAATAAGCAATTCCTAAACGTTGAATCTGATCAATAAGAACTAACTTTTCTACAAGGCCACTGTCCACATCCAGCATTCTCTTCACCTCCACCTTCAATTTCTCAAATTGTTGCTCTACGTGATTTTGGTTCGTCTGCAATAAATAAACTGATGTCACTCTCGAGATttaagtaaaaagaaaaaatgatgtCTTATGTATCAATTTCGGGACTATATGTTGTACCATCTGGTCGGAAGCATGATTGAGGAAATGATCACCCCATGTGCTTGGCAGAAAATTTGCAGATCGCCGTTCAGCATGCCCGGCATGAACCGAATTGAGAGCCGATGAGACTGGTAACTGAGCAGccataattttttctatttcccAAACTATATGtagtttaaaattaaaaggcTTGATTCCTATTTTTCGATGCTAAAAAAGCAACCCCTAAATGGACTTTTATAGGTAGACAATGGCGTTTGGTAGGAGCTAATTCATGTGAATTATTGACAATTTAAATTTGAACTATTTCAGTAGTCATATTTCTTTGGCCGAAGCACTTTTGGTATAAAGTAATCCATGTGGATTACTTAAAATATGATTTCAAATTCCCTAAGCCCACCAAATTCCCATGTTTGGCTAAAGGAGAATATGGCACCCAAGACACTCAATTAAGATAGTCCACTTGGTGCATTGCCATTTAAAGGAATGCACCAACGTGCATTTGGTATTGAGAATTACCTTAATGGAAATCTATCTTAATTGATATCTAAATTACCATTCGACTTACATGGTATGCACCAATTTATTACCTTGAGAGTTCAGTAATTTGCTTCGTCCAACATAGTAATCTGGTAACCCCAGGAGTCTAAAAGTAAAACCCCATTAAACCACGTGGATTACCTTACCAAACGGGGCAAATTCTAGGGATGCCCACATGGATTGCCTCATACCTAACACTCACGCTGACCAGCTCAACTTGATTATAAATTGTTGATTCCGGAGAGCGTTGTCAGCATCAACTCAGAAACAAAGACTAGAGGCAAGACATCAATCAATCTCCTTTTATTTCCGAGCCTCTCAACTCATGGAGCTCACTCCCTCCTCTATTCTCCTATTTACCATCGTCATCGTCATACTCCACAACCTTGGAGTCCGGATCAAGAAGATACGACAAGGAACCAAACTGAATCACTCAAAGCCGAACCTTCCTCCCGGACCATGGAAACTACCCATCATTGGGAGCTTGCACCATATGGCCGGTTCGCTGCCCCACCGTGCACTAAGAGATTTGGCCAAGAAGTATGGGCCGTTGATGCATCTTCAGCTTGGAGAAGTTTCCACTGTCGTAGTTTCTTCGCCCGAGCTTGCCAAAGAGGTGCTGAGAACACATGATATTAACTTTGCATCCAGGCCAGAGATTCTTGCCATAAAGATCCTGTTCTACAACTGCACGGACATTGCTTTCTCTCCGTACGGCGAGTATTTTACGCAACTCCGAAAGATTTGCATGCAGGAGCTATTCAGTGTAAAAAAGGTCCAAACTTTCCAGTGGCTAAGAAAAGAAGAATCATTGAGGCTCATGGGGTGGATTGCGTCAAAAGCGGGATCGCCAATCAATCTAACACAACAATTATCCGCACTGACTTATAGCACTATATCAAGGGCAGCTTTTGGTAAGACATGCAGAGCCCACGAGAGATTCTTGGAAGTGGCCCGGGAAGCTATTTATTTAGCAGATGGGTTTAAACTTGCCGATATTTTTCCTTCATTTACTTTCCTCCACTCCATTAGTGGAACGACAGCGAAACTCGAGAAGATGCATCGAGAAACTGACACTATACTGGAGAATATCATCGCTGAGCATCGAGAGGCCGCAAGAAATACAAACCGGATAAGTGAAGCAAGTGAGGATGTGATTGATGTTCTTCTGAAATTCGAGAATCGTGATGATCAAGGATTTTGCCTTAGCACGAGCAACATCAAAGCAGTGATCTTTGTTAGTCTCTCTCTCCCCGGCCTTTGCCatgattttcatttatatataggaTGCTAGCTAATTCCTTATCAGTACTAATTTACTTTTACATTTACAAATGCAATTGATGGAAAAGAGTGCTTCTTGATCATTAATTAGATACTATTAAGGTCTGCATGTGTCAAGAAGGAACATCGGCAACGAAAACGTTATGTGCAGCTGACGCTTGATCTATTAGTATATGATAGATATAGTATATTCTGCCGAGTGCTGACTTGTGCcttgtttctttctataataaTTAAGGATCTTTTTGCTGGTGGCGGGGAATCGGCTGCAGCCACGCTGGATTGGACAGTGGCAGAGATGATAAAGCATCCGAGGATCCTGGAGAAGGCACAGGCTGAGGTGAGGCAGGTTTTCGATGAAAGTCAAGGGGAAGTCCGAGAAGAGGGTTTAGAAAAACTACAGTACATGAAGTCGGTCTTAAAAGAGACATTGAGGCTCCATACGCCCGCCCCCCTGCTGCTTCCAAGAGTGGCTGCAGAAAGATGCGAGATTAACGGGTTCGACATACCCAAGAAAGCTAGAGTAATTGTCAATGCTTGGGCCATAGGAAGAGATCCGGCGTATTGGAAGGAACCAGAAACATTCAACCCGGATAGATTCCTAGGCAATCCAATCGAATTCTTGGGTAACAGCTTTGAATACATCCCGTTCGGGGCTGGAAGGAGGATCTGCCCAGGCATGAATTTCGggcttgcaaccttggagtaTCAGCTTGCGATGCTTCTCTATCATTTTGACTGGAAACTCCCCCATGGATTGAAGAACGAAGATGTTGACATGACGGAGTTGTTTGGACCTGCGGTCAAGAGGAAGCATGATCTGTACCTAATCCCCACCCCTTACCGTCCTTCTCAGAGCAATAAGCATGATTGATGTCGGTTTCGATGCGGCTTTGGTATATCCTATGAAATTTACTTGCTCCATGCAAGGCAACCgcttaataaaattgaaaaagttgCGCTGGCGTGGTGTCCTTATCAATTCAGATCTCATAGAAATGCGGTTTGTGTTATATTTATAGTCAACTGTCATTTTCCTCCATATTTTAGGcacaataaaaaaagtttGCTATCTCGACTATGTTctcaattttctttccttaattttgaaaaattcaatctgaaaaatattaatttaagataaaaatgtaaatgttCACGCCAAGCACATGCTACAATGACTAGTTTTATTGAAGTTTGTTCGAAATCTGATTCacaacaaaaaattattaatattggaGTTCTTGTAAAATCGATCTAAGCGGTTTGTTCTGATTATGCATCCATCACGAATAAcgcaaagagagagagagagagagagagttgaaaTTATATGTACAATGGAAGAAGACATGGCTATAACACAATAAACCAGGTATTTGGTAAGTGGATTTCAAGTAGGGTACTTTGTAAGGACCTAGACTGGTTAGAGCTTACTATAAGATTATTACTTATTTCAGCGTCGGAAAGAAAACCAGGTTGAAAATCCTACTTTCCCCTTATTGCAAGAGCTCGAAGCGAGTGTTGGAGATTGAAGATTTATTCCCGTATCAATTTCATTAGAAGCATTATTTGAAGCCGATTTGATCCTCGAGGATGGGACAGTTTTGCAGGTAATGGATATACCGTGCAACACATCGGTAAGTGTTTAAACACATAGTACAAGTGGTTACAAATTTGTGACATGTTGCCTAAGTAATCGAAAATCAGAATACTTATACCACTTAAACTCGAATATAAAAGTTGAATCTTTTAATTTGTGTTTTATTTCATCATTTATAAAGTAAGCCAAGTAAATTGTGACCCGGGAACAATATAAAAGGTGAAGTAATCATCAATATTGAAGcaataaaaaggaaagaacATGATCAAAtgttaagggaaaaaaattcaacgAAATATggttataaaattttatgcgAATTATTCACTTGACTTTCAAATATGAGCAACTAAATACCTTATGCTACCAATTTGAATATGCATGGTTTACTAATCATATTAAATAATTCCCAAATATAGATGTTTTGTCCTAAAAGAAAGGTATATTTCactacatatttatataatacaaTTCTGCAATAATGACAATGAATGAAATATGTacagtttttaaaaaaactagtAGGCAGGCGCGTGCATTGCATGCGTAGTatgatattttaatgaaataagaacTAAAATCTATTCTATTATTATGCCTGaatgtaattaataaattatataaattcataagGAAATATTTGACTTTCTTTTAGTGGTTAGTTTAATCTCCTCTTCTTTGTGGATTTCCTctagttttttttatagatattccGTTGAATATCcccacttcttttcttttgaaaatctttttgataattatttttgaaaagtaaaattttcatcaaaaattgataaaaagaaaaaaaatttaacttttttcatgcgaaatatttgattttttaatttgaataatttgtGAGGTCAAataaattgtgaattttgttggaaattatattttaaaaaattaaattaaattaatcgaATAAGACGTGGTGCTATACCAAATAACTTGATGGCAAGCCACCTTTTtccaagaaattaattttctataagaaaaatacaaattcGTGAACTCTATTTTTGTTTAATGTTTCCgatgaaaatttcataaactaatatttttatttttaaaaaatgtttttAGTGATAACTTTTCAACCTATTTctgataaaattttcattgggttATTTGAGCAATAtcctatttataaaatattttgacatATTATTAGATGAAATTCTTATGAATATTTCGTTGAAAACTCTTGAACTCATTTTAGATGAAATTTCTATGGATTATAATCCATCTAAAATGCTGAAAGTTTCTTTACAAGGACTCCCCATCTATATTATTCCATCATAATCATTTTGGAATATATCTTACGTACGTTTGTCTACTTATTTGGACTAttgcaaaatataaattttgaaatcattCTTTGCTCAACGAAATATCCACTCGTTACTCAGAACAAGCTTTATATAATGAAAGCATAAATCTTGCAAGTAGTGTATTTGAAGATCACCTAGGCTCGAACCTAGATTTGTCGGAACCCATTAAGCGTCTGAATATCATATGGTGTAAATCAAAATATCGaaataaaagaggaaaaaaaactttctccagcaaaaaatattatttcaccCTTCCATCAGCGCAATGAACTattcaaaaatgaaaatatgtgGTTGACTAATTATCACTTATTGAATATACGAAAAAAAT from Punica granatum isolate Tunisia-2019 chromosome 3, ASM765513v2, whole genome shotgun sequence includes:
- the LOC116200782 gene encoding cytochrome P450 71D9-like, yielding MELTPSSILLFTIVIVILHNLGVRIKKIRQGTKLNHSKPNLPPGPWKLPIIGSLHHMAGSLPHRALRDLAKKYGPLMHLQLGEVSTVVVSSPELAKEVLRTHDINFASRPEILAIKILFYNCTDIAFSPYGEYFTQLRKICMQELFSVKKVQTFQWLRKEESLRLMGWIASKAGSPINLTQQLSALTYSTISRAAFGKTCRAHERFLEVAREAIYLADGFKLADIFPSFTFLHSISGTTAKLEKMHRETDTILENIIAEHREAARNTNRISEASEDVIDVLLKFENRDDQGFCLSTSNIKAVIFDLFAGGGESAAATLDWTVAEMIKHPRILEKAQAEVRQVFDESQGEVREEGLEKLQYMKSVLKETLRLHTPAPLLLPRVAAERCEINGFDIPKKARVIVNAWAIGRDPAYWKEPETFNPDRFLGNPIEFLGNSFEYIPFGAGRRICPGMNFGLATLEYQLAMLLYHFDWKLPHGLKNEDVDMTELFGPAVKRKHDLYLIPTPYRPSQSNKHD
- the LOC116200534 gene encoding (-)-germacrene D synthase-like, with protein sequence MAAQLPVSSALNSVHAGHAERRSANFLPSTWGDHFLNHASDQMTNQNHVEQQFEKLKVEVKRMLDVDSGLVEKLVLIDQIQRLGIAYLFEREIEEALGQIRRVYFECRAKDYGDHELYTTALLFRLLRQQGYRISCEVFDKFKDTSRGGFKESIVTDRRGLLCLYEASHLRVHGEDVLEEALAFTRTHLERFIEEYSDVDDARNRNESLLAAQVGHALRQCLRKGLTRLEARHYISVYEQEDSHIEVLLTLAKLDFNLLQKLHQKELNDILRWWKELDVGRKLPFVRDRAVECYFWILGVYFEPQYSRARDILTKVILLTSIMDDIYDAYGTPEELKLLTDSIERWDRGVIGQLPEYMQVFYNALLDVFDEIEEKLTDEEGKSYRLFYAKEAIKMQARAYFDESKWLNQPQIPTMEDYMSVALITSGYIMLTTISFLGMGDIATKRAFEWSLSNPNKFIRASTIIGRLTDDIVTHKFEQERGHVASAVECFMKQHCVTEKQAKEVLWKEVDDAWKDINEGCLHPHLVPEPLLTRVLNLSRAIDVVYKGNKDRYTHPDLELKQFVASLLVDPIPL